The Etheostoma spectabile isolate EspeVRDwgs_2016 chromosome 1, UIUC_Espe_1.0, whole genome shotgun sequence genome has a segment encoding these proteins:
- the LOC116687542 gene encoding very long-chain acyl-CoA synthetase: MIAYILYTALASLALLLPLLCLRNPYIFHDIRYTITALKIAVRMSRFKKQKPFYSMLDCFLDQVARQPQKKFLVFEERSYTYSQADRESNRVARALSERARLKEGDTVALFLGNEPQFVWLWLALSKLGCTASLLNNNIRSKSLLHCFSCCEAKVLVAGADLQGAVEEVLPTLNLQGVRVFILSEESDVDGIESLSDKIQQASDQPLSPQLRANINLKSPALYIYTSGTTGLPKAAVINHERLWLASFVQAVAGIRSDDIIYVYLPLYHSSGFLMGLCGAIEKGITVVLRRKFSASHFWNDCRKYNVTVIQYIGEIMRYLCNTPKRDNDRDHKVRLALGNGIRADTWTDFLQRFGDICIVECYGATEGNVGFVNYAGKVGAIGKENFLHKMGCPYALIRYDTEKEEPVKDSRGFCIEVPRGETGLLVAKIAERSPFIGYARNSQQTEKKKVRDVFVKGDLYFNSGDLLKIDDEGFVFFQDRIGDTFRWKGENVATTEVADHLLMVDCIKEANVYGVKVPGHEGRIGMAALTLKENMDFDGEAAYQHVKNFLPSYARPRFIRIQDALVVTGTFKQMKVKLGEEGFNPAVIRDPLFYLEDNKGYVPMTQEIFSSITEGRIRL, encoded by the exons ATGATTGCATATATTTTATACACCGCTCTTGCAAGCTTGGCACTTTTGCTGCCATTGCTCTGCCTGAGAAACCCATATATTTTTCATGATATACGTTACACGATTACTGCGCTCAAAATTGCTGTGCGCATGAGCCGATTCAAGAAGCAGAAACCCTTTTACAGTATGTTGGATTGTTTTCTGGATCAAGTGGCGAGGCAGCCGCAGAAGAAGTTCCTAGTTTTCGAGGAACGCTCCTACACTTACAGCCAAGCCGACAGAGAAAGCAACAGAGTGGCCAGAGCTCTGTCCGAGCGTGCCCGCCTGAAGGAGGGGGACACGGTGGCTCTCTTCCTGGGCAACGAGCCTCAGTTCGTGTGGCTCTGGCTCGCGCTGTCCAAGCTGGGGTGCACAGCTTCTTTACTGAACAACAACATCCGATCCAAATCTCTGCTGCACTGCTTTTCTTGCTGTGAAGCCAAGGTCCTGGTGGCTGGTGCTG acTTGCAAGGGGCTGTAGAGGAGGTGTTGCCTACCCTGAACCTGCAGGGCGTCCGTGTGTTTATCCTCAGCGAGGAATCTGATGTGGACGGCATTGAAAGCCTCTCTGATAAAATTCAGCAGGCCTCAGACCAGCCTCTGTCCCCGCAGCTGAGGGCCAACATTAACCTTAAGAGTCCTGCGCTGTACATCTACACCTCAGGAACCACAG GGCTTCCCAAGGCAGCTGTAATCAACCATGAGAGGCTATGGCTGGCATCTTTTGTTCAGGCTGTTGCTGGCATACGTTCAGACGATATCATCTACGTTTACCTGCCTCTTTACCACAGTTCTGGCTTTCTGATGGGACTTTGTGGAGCCATAGAAAAAG GCATCACTGTTGTTTTAAGACGTAAATTCTCTGCCTCCCACTTCTGGAATGACTGTAGAAAGTACAATGTGACTGTTATTCAGTACATCGGAGAAATTATGCGCTACCTCTGCAACACACCAAAG AGAGACAATGACAGAGATCATAAAGTCCGATTGGCTTTGGGGAACGGGATAAGGGCCGACACCTGGACTGATTTCCTGCAGCGATTTGGGGACATATGCATCGTTGAATGCTACGGAGCGACAGAAGGAAATGTTGGCTTTGTTAACTACGCTGGCAAAGTTGGAGCTATTGGAAAAGAGAATTTTCTCCACAAA atgggaTGTCCGTATGCCCTGATAAGGTacgacacagagaaagaggagccAGTCAAAGACTCCCGAGGATTTTGCATTGAGGTCCCCAGAG GAGAGACCGGTTTGTTGGTGGCTAAGATCGCAGAAAGATCACCTTTTATCGGGTACGCCAGGAACAGTCagcagacagagaagaagaaggtgaGAGATGTGTTTGTGAAGGGAGACCTCTACTTCAACAGCGGCGACCTTCTGAAGATAGACGACGAGGGATTTGTCTTCTTTCAAGACCGCATTGGAGACACTTTCAG GTGGAAAGGAGAAAATGTGGCAACCACAGAAGTGGCTGACCATTTGCTCATGGTGGACTGCATTAAAGAGGCTAATGTCTACGGTGTGAAGGTGCCAG GACACGAGGGAAGAATTGGAATGGCAGCGCTGACGCTCAAAGAAAACATGGACTTTGACGGCGAAGCTGCATATCAGCACGTCAAAAACTTCCTCCCCAGCTATGCAAGACCACGCTTCATCCGCATACAG GATGCACTGGTCGTAACCGGGACGTTTAAGCAAATGAAGGTGAAGCTGGGAGAGGAGGGATTTAACCCGGCCGTCATCAGGGACCCTTTGTTCTACCTGGAGGACAACAAGGGCTACGTACCTATGACTCAGGAGATATTCAGCTCCATCACAGAGGGAAGAATCAGGCTGTGA